A section of the Luteolibacter flavescens genome encodes:
- a CDS encoding NADH-quinone oxidoreductase subunit C: protein MSAAQDIEKLSAKFGADVVGTKEFRGEHTISVKLGVLHDVLATAKKELGYEMIIDISSLDFFGEDPRFEMVYELVTVDDSKHLRVKSKVSEEEEVPTATDLWVGADWHEREVYDMMGIRFTGHPDMRRILMWEGYPFYPLRKDFPLAGRPSEMPDVAFTGIAPLEGGPFVTSPGTNDSVKREPRARVVK, encoded by the coding sequence ATGTCCGCTGCCCAGGATATCGAAAAGCTCTCCGCAAAATTCGGTGCGGACGTGGTCGGAACGAAGGAGTTCCGCGGCGAGCACACCATTTCGGTGAAGCTCGGCGTGCTGCACGACGTGCTGGCCACCGCGAAGAAGGAACTCGGCTATGAGATGATCATCGACATCTCGAGCCTCGATTTCTTCGGCGAGGATCCCCGGTTCGAAATGGTCTATGAACTCGTCACCGTGGACGACTCGAAGCACCTGCGGGTGAAGTCGAAGGTCTCCGAGGAAGAGGAAGTGCCCACCGCCACCGACCTCTGGGTAGGTGCGGATTGGCACGAGCGCGAGGTCTATGACATGATGGGCATCCGCTTCACCGGCCACCCGGACATGCGCCGCATCCTCATGTGGGAGGGCTATCCCTTCTACCCGCTGCGGAAGGATTTCCCGCTGGCCGGTCGCCCGAGCGAAATGCCGGACGTGGCCTTCACCGGCATCGCCCCGCTGGAGGGTGGTCCCTTTGTGACCAGCCCCGGCACGAATGACTCTGTGAAGCGCGAGCCGCGCGCCCGCGTGGTGAAGTGA
- a CDS encoding rhomboid family intramembrane serine protease has protein sequence MHSPFVPGRSERLKWWWEDFRSARFSLGLAALLLVIEGVLALFGGSEGVPEVYQTLGLSRDGILKGWLWQIASHALVHGVWWHALLNALLLVSVGMRVERIADWKIAARVFIAGVLAGGAFFLLLPQPMPDMTLVGASGGISALLLWYTTSSPQSRMAFIRISAKNLGLGILIASGILAAAVPWMPQGELTVAHACHFGGALAGWLMARRGMGKRVSLADLQKARARRESAADS, from the coding sequence ATGCATTCTCCGTTCGTGCCCGGACGGAGCGAGCGGCTGAAATGGTGGTGGGAGGATTTTCGCTCCGCCCGGTTCTCGCTCGGTTTGGCGGCGCTGCTATTGGTCATCGAGGGTGTCTTGGCGCTCTTCGGTGGATCGGAGGGTGTCCCGGAGGTCTATCAAACTCTCGGTCTGAGTCGGGATGGTATTCTAAAGGGATGGCTCTGGCAGATCGCCAGCCATGCGCTGGTCCACGGGGTCTGGTGGCACGCGCTGCTGAATGCCCTGCTGCTGGTCAGTGTGGGCATGCGGGTGGAAAGGATCGCGGACTGGAAGATCGCCGCGCGGGTTTTCATCGCCGGGGTGCTGGCAGGCGGTGCCTTCTTTCTCCTGCTGCCCCAGCCGATGCCGGACATGACGCTGGTGGGGGCATCGGGCGGCATTTCCGCGCTGCTGCTGTGGTACACCACGTCGTCCCCGCAGTCGCGGATGGCCTTCATCCGGATCTCCGCGAAGAACTTGGGCCTCGGAATCCTGATCGCCTCGGGAATCCTCGCCGCCGCCGTGCCGTGGATGCCGCAGGGGGAGCTGACCGTCGCACATGCCTGCCATTTCGGCGGGGCGCTGGCGGGGTGGCTGATGGCGCGCCGGGGCATGGGGAAGCGGGTGAGTCTGGCGGATTTACAAAAAGCCCGCGCCCGTCGCGAGTCTGCCGCCGACTCCTGA
- the rpsO gene encoding 30S ribosomal protein S15 — MSESTINVADFKAHETDTGSADYQVALLTQRIVHLTAHLTLHKKDTSSRRGLLKLVAQRRKLLDYVKANSEERYQKLLAGLNLRK, encoded by the coding sequence ATGAGCGAAAGCACCATCAACGTCGCGGACTTCAAGGCCCACGAAACCGACACCGGCAGCGCAGACTATCAGGTCGCCCTGCTGACCCAGCGCATCGTCCACCTGACGGCGCACCTCACGCTGCACAAGAAGGACACCTCGTCCCGCCGCGGCCTCCTCAAGCTGGTCGCGCAGCGCCGCAAGCTGCTCGACTACGTGAAGGCAAACTCCGAAGAGCGCTACCAGAAGCTGCTCGCCGGTCTCAACCTCCGCAAGTAA
- a CDS encoding polyribonucleotide nucleotidyltransferase — MNIHTVTSQVGSNPITFETGKIAKLADGAVVVTCGETVVLVTAVSQTKVKAGQTWFPLSVEYKEKASAAGQFPGGYFKREGRPTEKEILTSRMTDRPLRPLFPKGYLYDTQIVALLLSADQINDSDILSMNGASAALAISDIPFAGPIGAVRVGRVDGQFVVNPTFDERAESDLDLVYVGNKTDVIMIEGAANELPEEDFIKALHFAQAEVQKLVAAQEELVRLAGKQKREYALTVAKDELLEVGYEIAGSRIEDAIYAPSKVERGKKVGALRDEVEAAIKARYPESTDFDVEQVFEYIQKKAFRISIMEKGLRADGRQVGDLRPLFAEANSLPRVHGSAIFARGETQALGICTLAPADEKQFFDNYAGGEDSKRFILHYNFPPFSVGETGRMGGLNRREIGHGALAERSIAPVIPDVEDFPYAMRVSSEVMESNGSTSMATVCAGTMSLLCAGVPLKAPVGGISVGLVTEWNEDGTMKAHKALLDIIGSEDFYGDMDFKLCGTDDGVTGYQLDLKLPGLPLSILEEAIHMAKAARSTIIAKMTDAVSGPQALSPHAPRIVSVKIPADRIGELIGPGGKNIKGIQAESGAEINIEDDGTVHIYASKEEGLLRAKSLIERMFQEIEVGKVYTGKVVSITNFGAFMEVLPGKDGLIHVSELAEGRTEKVEDVVKKGDMVTAKCLGVDEKGRVKMSRKAVLRDEKAKAAEAEGAAAPAPAAPEA; from the coding sequence ATGAACATCCATACAGTCACGAGCCAGGTCGGCTCGAACCCCATCACCTTCGAGACGGGGAAAATCGCAAAGCTCGCCGACGGTGCCGTCGTCGTGACCTGCGGCGAAACCGTGGTCCTCGTGACCGCCGTGTCGCAAACCAAAGTGAAGGCAGGCCAGACCTGGTTCCCGCTTTCCGTGGAGTACAAGGAAAAAGCTTCCGCCGCCGGCCAGTTCCCGGGCGGCTACTTCAAGCGCGAAGGTCGCCCGACCGAGAAGGAGATCCTCACCTCGCGCATGACCGACCGTCCGCTGCGCCCGCTCTTCCCAAAGGGCTACCTCTACGACACCCAGATCGTCGCGCTGCTCCTCTCCGCGGACCAGATCAATGACTCCGACATCCTCTCGATGAACGGTGCGTCCGCCGCCCTGGCGATCTCCGACATCCCCTTCGCCGGCCCGATCGGCGCGGTGCGCGTCGGTCGCGTGGATGGCCAGTTTGTCGTGAATCCGACCTTCGACGAGCGCGCCGAGAGCGATCTCGACCTCGTGTATGTCGGCAACAAGACCGACGTCATCATGATCGAAGGCGCCGCCAACGAGCTGCCGGAAGAAGACTTCATCAAGGCCCTCCACTTCGCCCAGGCTGAAGTGCAGAAGCTCGTCGCCGCCCAGGAAGAGCTGGTGCGCCTCGCCGGCAAGCAGAAGCGCGAATACGCCCTGACCGTCGCCAAGGACGAGCTCCTCGAAGTCGGCTACGAGATCGCGGGCAGCCGCATCGAAGACGCCATCTACGCACCGTCGAAGGTCGAGCGTGGCAAGAAGGTCGGCGCCCTCCGCGACGAAGTGGAAGCCGCTATCAAGGCCCGCTACCCGGAGTCCACCGACTTCGACGTGGAGCAGGTCTTCGAATACATCCAGAAGAAGGCATTCCGCATCTCCATCATGGAGAAGGGCCTCCGCGCCGATGGTCGCCAGGTGGGCGATCTCCGCCCGCTCTTCGCCGAGGCGAACAGCCTGCCACGCGTCCACGGCTCCGCGATCTTCGCCCGTGGCGAGACGCAGGCCCTCGGGATTTGCACGCTGGCTCCGGCCGACGAGAAGCAGTTCTTCGACAACTACGCCGGTGGTGAGGACAGCAAGCGCTTCATCCTTCACTATAACTTCCCTCCGTTCTCGGTGGGTGAGACCGGCCGCATGGGTGGCCTGAACCGCCGCGAAATCGGCCACGGCGCCCTCGCCGAGCGCTCGATTGCCCCGGTGATCCCGGACGTCGAGGATTTCCCATACGCCATGCGCGTCTCGTCGGAAGTCATGGAGTCGAATGGCTCCACCTCGATGGCCACCGTCTGCGCCGGCACCATGTCGCTGCTCTGCGCCGGTGTCCCGCTGAAGGCACCCGTCGGTGGTATCTCCGTCGGTCTCGTGACCGAGTGGAACGAAGATGGCACGATGAAGGCTCACAAGGCCCTCCTCGACATCATCGGCTCCGAGGACTTTTACGGCGACATGGACTTCAAGCTCTGCGGTACCGATGACGGCGTCACCGGCTACCAGCTCGACCTGAAGCTCCCGGGCCTGCCGCTCTCGATCCTCGAGGAAGCCATCCACATGGCGAAGGCTGCCCGCTCCACGATCATCGCCAAGATGACCGATGCCGTCTCCGGCCCGCAGGCTCTCAGCCCGCACGCCCCGCGCATCGTCTCCGTCAAGATCCCGGCCGACCGCATCGGCGAGCTCATCGGGCCTGGCGGCAAGAACATCAAGGGCATCCAGGCCGAGTCCGGTGCCGAGATCAACATCGAGGACGACGGCACCGTGCACATCTACGCTTCCAAGGAAGAAGGACTGCTGCGCGCGAAGTCGCTCATCGAGCGCATGTTCCAGGAAATCGAAGTCGGCAAGGTCTACACCGGCAAGGTGGTCAGCATCACCAACTTCGGCGCCTTCATGGAAGTGCTCCCCGGCAAGGATGGCCTCATCCACGTCTCCGAGCTGGCCGAAGGCCGCACCGAGAAGGTGGAAGACGTCGTCAAGAAGGGCGACATGGTCACGGCCAAGTGCCTCGGCGTGGACGAAAAGGGCCGCGTGAAGATGAGCCGCAAGGCCGTCCTCCGCGACGAAAAGGCCAAGGCTGCCGAAGCCGAAGGCGCTGCCGCCCCGGCACCTGCCGCTCCCGAAGCGTAA
- a CDS encoding SLC13 family permease, with amino-acid sequence MNPQLALVLGLLGGCIAMFIANRPRMDVVALLAMIALPLAGIITVPEAMAGFSDPNVILIAALFIVGESLVRTGVANHIGDLLLKHSAGSETKLLILLMLAVAGLGSLMSSTGVVAIFIPVVLLVASRRKLAPGRLMMPLAYAGLISGMLTLVGTAPNLVVDSALRHAGHAGFGFFSFTPFGAVILAIGIGYLLIARRWLDRPDEGRGIENPRRQMMDFVQDYRLAEREYRMRIGKGSPLIDQTLESAGKSRRSEGNVVAIERKHGNRVDLMEPRAGLQLLEGDVLLIDIATPPDEARSKELDELKLEPLHLRGRYFTDRSREIGMAEVLIPPDSKLVGRTIVEATFRTRLRLNVIGLRRGREAVDGVVAEEKLRAGDTLLVIGRWKHIMNLQKHPHDFVVLTLPTEMDEVAPAASKAPWALACLAVMVLLMVTGWVPNVIAALLTCLLLGATRCINLDSAYRAVQWPSLILIVGMIPFSTALQKTGGVDLAVNGLLQIFGDAEPRLLLAALFALTSIIGMFVSNTATAVLMAPIALSAAQVLGVSPHPFAMTVALASSAAFMTPVSSPVNTLVMVPGKYRFGDFVKIGVPFTLLVMILTVLLVPWLLPL; translated from the coding sequence ATGAATCCCCAGCTCGCACTTGTCCTCGGCCTGCTCGGCGGGTGCATCGCCATGTTCATCGCGAATCGCCCGCGCATGGACGTGGTGGCATTGCTGGCGATGATCGCGCTGCCACTGGCCGGGATCATCACCGTACCGGAGGCGATGGCGGGATTCTCGGATCCGAATGTGATCCTCATCGCCGCCCTCTTCATCGTCGGCGAAAGCCTGGTGCGCACGGGTGTGGCGAATCACATCGGCGACCTGCTGCTGAAACACTCGGCGGGCAGCGAGACGAAGCTGCTCATCCTGCTGATGCTCGCCGTCGCGGGTCTCGGATCGCTGATGAGCTCCACGGGCGTGGTGGCGATCTTCATCCCCGTGGTGCTGCTGGTCGCCAGCCGGAGAAAGCTCGCGCCCGGGCGACTGATGATGCCGCTCGCCTATGCGGGCCTGATCAGCGGCATGCTCACGCTGGTGGGCACCGCTCCCAATCTGGTGGTGGACAGTGCCCTGCGACACGCGGGCCATGCGGGCTTCGGCTTTTTCAGCTTCACGCCATTCGGCGCGGTCATCCTCGCCATCGGCATCGGCTACCTGCTCATCGCGCGGCGCTGGCTGGATCGCCCGGACGAGGGACGTGGCATCGAGAATCCGCGGCGGCAGATGATGGACTTCGTGCAGGACTACCGGCTGGCCGAGCGCGAATACCGGATGAGGATCGGGAAGGGATCGCCGCTCATCGACCAGACGCTGGAGAGCGCCGGGAAGAGCCGCCGCTCCGAGGGCAACGTCGTCGCCATCGAGCGGAAGCATGGCAACCGCGTGGACCTGATGGAGCCGCGGGCGGGTCTCCAGTTGTTGGAGGGAGACGTGCTTCTCATCGACATCGCCACACCACCCGACGAGGCGCGATCGAAGGAACTCGATGAGCTGAAGCTGGAGCCTCTGCACCTGCGCGGGCGCTACTTCACGGATCGCTCCCGCGAGATCGGCATGGCGGAGGTGCTGATCCCGCCGGATTCGAAGCTGGTCGGCCGCACCATCGTCGAGGCAACCTTCCGCACGCGGCTGCGGCTGAATGTCATTGGCCTGCGACGCGGGCGCGAGGCGGTGGACGGCGTGGTCGCGGAGGAGAAGCTGCGCGCCGGGGACACGCTGCTGGTGATCGGCCGCTGGAAGCACATCATGAATCTGCAGAAGCACCCGCATGATTTCGTGGTGCTGACGCTGCCGACGGAGATGGACGAGGTCGCCCCCGCCGCGAGCAAGGCACCGTGGGCGCTCGCCTGCCTGGCAGTGATGGTGCTGCTGATGGTCACCGGCTGGGTGCCGAATGTGATCGCCGCGCTGCTCACCTGCCTGTTGCTCGGGGCCACGAGATGCATCAATCTGGACTCGGCCTATCGCGCCGTGCAGTGGCCGAGCCTGATCCTCATCGTGGGGATGATCCCCTTTTCCACCGCGCTGCAAAAGACCGGCGGTGTGGATCTCGCGGTGAATGGATTGCTGCAGATTTTCGGCGATGCCGAGCCGCGGCTGCTACTCGCCGCCCTCTTTGCACTCACCTCGATCATCGGCATGTTTGTCTCTAACACGGCGACGGCAGTGCTGATGGCCCCCATCGCCTTGAGCGCGGCGCAAGTGCTCGGGGTCTCCCCCCACCCCTTCGCAATGACGGTCGCACTCGCGTCCTCGGCCGCCTTCATGACTCCGGTGTCTTCGCCCGTGAACACGCTGGTGATGGTGCCGGGCAAGTATCGCTTCGGGGATTTCGTGAAGATCGGCGTGCCTTTCACGCTCCTGGTGATGATCCTGACCGTGCTGCTGGTGCCGTGGCTACTACCGCTGTAG
- a CDS encoding LacI family DNA-binding transcriptional regulator has translation MIADRLGISRATVSRCFTNHAGISPVTRAKVFQIAAELGYSHMETRVRTTKQPASQITLCALICTEKKEYFSGGYESPGAQILEGVSEYAQLHGALVEVHFIPPDVKSVDGPEFDRIRNLGRRKTSGVLLIYPFPVEVVDELATRVPLVSLVDQYEHNAIDCVDVDHYQGISMLIDHLTAAGHRRIGFYTRSYQVEAGWSFRRYGAFMEKMTRLKLPVDPRDVIGVYPGAELPLEKGIDAAAERTRSGVTAWICAADHQGYDLIAGLKKRGLKVPADVSVTGFDGIERRGNRPALTTVEIPFREIGVSGTQRLTARLRKRFHQAQHVYISGRLREGTTVGTPS, from the coding sequence TTGATTGCCGACCGTCTCGGGATATCCCGCGCGACGGTCTCCCGCTGCTTCACGAATCACGCGGGCATCAGCCCGGTTACACGGGCGAAGGTCTTCCAGATCGCGGCGGAACTCGGCTACTCGCACATGGAGACCCGCGTGCGGACCACCAAGCAGCCTGCCTCGCAGATCACCCTCTGCGCGCTGATCTGCACGGAGAAAAAGGAGTATTTCAGCGGAGGATACGAGAGTCCCGGCGCGCAGATCCTCGAGGGTGTATCCGAGTATGCCCAGCTCCACGGGGCACTGGTGGAGGTGCATTTCATCCCGCCGGACGTGAAGAGTGTCGATGGCCCGGAATTCGACCGCATCCGCAATCTCGGCCGTCGCAAGACCAGCGGCGTGCTGCTCATCTATCCCTTCCCGGTGGAAGTGGTGGACGAACTGGCCACGCGCGTGCCGCTCGTCTCGTTGGTGGACCAGTACGAGCACAATGCGATCGATTGCGTGGACGTGGATCACTACCAGGGGATCTCGATGCTGATCGATCATCTCACCGCCGCGGGGCACCGTCGCATCGGCTTTTACACGCGATCTTATCAGGTCGAGGCCGGTTGGTCCTTCCGCCGCTACGGGGCCTTCATGGAGAAGATGACCCGGCTGAAGCTGCCCGTCGATCCTCGCGATGTGATCGGGGTTTACCCGGGTGCCGAGTTGCCTCTGGAGAAGGGGATCGATGCTGCGGCTGAGCGCACGCGTTCCGGCGTGACGGCATGGATATGCGCGGCGGATCATCAGGGATACGATCTGATCGCGGGGCTGAAAAAGCGTGGCCTGAAGGTGCCGGCAGACGTCTCGGTCACCGGCTTTGACGGGATCGAGCGACGTGGCAATCGCCCAGCGCTGACGACTGTGGAGATTCCTTTCCGCGAGATCGGCGTGAGCGGCACGCAGCGCCTCACGGCGCGCCTGAGGAAGCGCTTCCATCAGGCGCAGCACGTTTACATCTCCGGCCGTCTTCGCGAGGGGACGACAGTGGGAACGCCGTCGTAA